A section of the Oncorhynchus gorbuscha isolate QuinsamMale2020 ecotype Even-year linkage group LG06, OgorEven_v1.0, whole genome shotgun sequence genome encodes:
- the LOC124037963 gene encoding proline-rich transmembrane protein 2-like codes for MSSNTSAAPSGAEGEQQPEQTITSQPTSAEHQETAPDSSQSESKDHLAVISEKMETSNGMCAADFSPTSSISSPKRLQHAKPTNGRARKGSRSGSLLGHGAGSPRPSISRHPSTVTEEDDGKPPRDYLILAILSCFCPLWPINIVALVFSVMSRNSLQLGNVDGARRLGRNAMVLSIVSLVGGVIIIIAAIVLNWGSIIKS; via the exons ATGTCTTCCAACACCAGTGCTGCCCCCAGtggagcagagggagaacagcagcCGGAGCAGACCATCACCTCCCAGCCAACCAGCGCTGAGCACCAAGAGACAGCCCCTGACTCCAGCCAATCGGAATCCAAAGACCACTTGGCAGTAATCAGCGAGAAGATGGAGACCA GTAATGGAATGTGTGCTGCCGACTTCTCGCCCACATCTTCCATCTCGTCCCCAAAGCGACTGCAACACGCCAAACCAACCAACGGCCGGGCGAGGAAAGGAAGCCGCTCTGGGTCCCTGCTGGGTCATGGGGCAGGGTCTCCCAGGCCTTCCATCAGCCGTCATCCCAGCACCGTGACAGAGGAGGACGACGGCAAGCCCCCTAGGGACTACCTAATATTGGCCATCCTGTCCTGCTTCTGCCCCTTGTGGCCGATCAACATTGTGGCTCTCGTCTTCTCTGTTATG TCGAGGAACAGCCTGCAGCTGGGTAACGTAGACGGGGCGCGGCGTCTGGGCCGGAACGCAATGGTGCTGTCCATCGTTTCACTAGTTGGCGGGGTCATCATCATTATCGCAGCCATCGTCTTAAACTGGGGAA GTATAATAAAATCCTGA
- the LOC124037961 gene encoding zinc finger protein 8-like: MTKLQLLNAYLTERLTVVVREILDVVGDTVAEYREETSRTKRENESAKRENESLRRQLRDILLLAETDWRSTSLSLSGQQQQLCEQEWSSRQEQDPEPLQQSQVNRRGLQTQSQVALDKDGGLTGPNQEHTETVRGEEKSSPVPKTEHNSDPEAKGFGNTSSLAPSLFSSNAHCATTTGAANAEVPVLRTERKRSSPIDPIQGRIKMEPKECDVTVNLTNHEPQSSSGYTGLPITLLPHNHELSGDAGFKDLPDMDISELHNTPVHDQQTYETEPGSKDQVLPYNESNNFTPTDYQEGRPHRCTRCGESFSQAASLHLHLQYKKPYACDWCCKSFAQSADLRRHHRIHTGERPHRCSWCSKSFTQRGNLRRHLRIHTGERPYSCPYCHRTFSDGDTMKKHKRTHSGEKPYRCVQCPKSFTVASGLRVHLNTHLTDAGQVIT, encoded by the exons ATGACAAAACTTCAACTGTTGAATGCCTACCTGACAGAACGTTTAACGGTAGTGGTGCGGGAGATTCTGGACGTGGTCGGGGACACAGTGGCCGAGTACCGAGAAGAGACGTCTAGGacgaagagagagaatgaaagcgcTAAGAGAGAAAATGAAAGCCTTCGGCGACAGCTCCGGGACATCTTACTCTTGGCGGAGACAGACTGGC GATCCACcagcctttctctctctgggcagcagcagcagctttgTGAGCAAGAGTGGAGCTCCAGGCAGGAACAGGACCCAGAGCCCCTGCAGCAGAGCCAGGTCAACAGACGAGGGCTACAGACACAGAGCCAGGTAGCGTTGGATAAGGATGGGGGTCTCACAGGACCAAACCAGGAACACACTGAAACGGTCCGAGGAGAAGAGAAGTCCAGTCCAGTCCCAAAGACAGAGCACAACTCAGACCCAGAAGCCAAGGGTTTTGGAAACACCTCGTCCTTGGCACCATCTTTGTTCTCCTCCAATGCCCACTGTGCCACAACAACTGGAGCAGCCAACGCTGAAGTGCCAGTCcttaggacagagagaaagaggtccTCTCCCATCGACCCAATCCAGGGACGGATCAAAATGGAACCCAAGGAATGCGACGTCACAGTGAACCTTACCAACCATGAACCTCAATCCAGTTCAGGCTACACAGGTCTTCCTATAACACTACTACCCCACAACCATGAACTCTCAGGCGACGCTGGCTTCAAAGACCTTCCGGATATGGACATCTCAGAGCTCCATAACACACCCGTACATGACCAGCAAACATATGAAACAGAGCCTGGGTCCAAGGACCAGGTGTTGCCATATAACGAGAGTAACAACTTCACCCCCACCGACTACCAGGAGGGGCGCCCACACCGCTGCACCCGATGTGGGGAGAGTTTCAGCCAGGCGGccagcctccacctccacctccagtaCAAGAAGCCCTACGCCTGTGACTGGTGCTGTAAGTCCTTCGCCCAGTCGGCTGACCTGCGGCGCCACCACCGTATCCACACGGGGGAGAGGCCCCACCGCTGCTCCTGGTGCTCCAAAAGCTTTACCCAGAGAGGCAACCTGAGACGACACCTGAG GATCCACACCGGTGAGAGACCCTACAGTTGCCCCTACTGCCACAGGACTTTCAGCGACGGAGACACCATGAAAAAGCACAAACGGACTCACT